The following are from one region of the Longimicrobiales bacterium genome:
- a CDS encoding DUF2911 domain-containing protein codes for MKATGITRPARALVAASGMLALLLVTPVHTSAQDGTYRISQRATVSQKLGNTLVSLDYSRPLMRDRTDVFGKVIHWGELWTPGANEATVLEVSDDVKLNGHDVPAGRWSMWVIPSQVGPWEMVLDPTDSLFHTQRPELTDEQIRFVIEDEHDGPYTEALAWTFPSIAQDGGTVRMNWGDLQIDMDIAVASVEPVTTVAADEAALYVGEWLIKPQMGPPGGELPPPMPLTIRLEDGRLFASFPPGAFAPPPRPEPEPVDESAMSPQERERAHARKVLAEVEQGGFEYLLVPRAKGIFMMGWFDDGVLLDVEEFYHEFEFVDGRAVSITIRGPEDNVMGKGTRQND; via the coding sequence ATGAAGGCGACTGGAATCACACGGCCAGCGCGGGCTCTCGTCGCCGCGTCGGGCATGCTCGCGCTGCTGCTCGTCACGCCGGTGCATACGTCCGCCCAGGACGGCACGTACCGCATCAGCCAGCGGGCGACGGTCAGTCAGAAGCTGGGCAATACGCTCGTCAGCCTCGACTACTCACGGCCGCTCATGCGCGACCGCACGGACGTGTTCGGCAAGGTCATCCACTGGGGTGAGCTATGGACGCCGGGCGCCAATGAGGCGACCGTGCTGGAAGTGAGTGACGACGTGAAGCTGAACGGCCATGACGTGCCGGCCGGCCGCTGGTCGATGTGGGTCATCCCGTCACAGGTCGGGCCCTGGGAGATGGTGCTCGACCCGACCGATTCGCTGTTTCACACGCAGCGTCCCGAGCTTACCGACGAGCAGATCCGCTTCGTCATCGAGGACGAGCACGATGGGCCGTACACCGAGGCGCTCGCGTGGACGTTCCCGAGCATTGCGCAGGACGGCGGGACCGTGCGCATGAACTGGGGCGATCTCCAGATCGACATGGACATCGCCGTCGCTTCTGTCGAGCCCGTGACCACGGTCGCCGCGGACGAGGCGGCGCTGTACGTCGGTGAGTGGCTTATCAAGCCGCAAATGGGACCCCCGGGCGGCGAGCTGCCGCCGCCGATGCCGCTCACGATCCGGTTGGAGGACGGTCGGCTGTTCGCCAGCTTCCCGCCCGGCGCGTTCGCACCGCCGCCGCGCCCGGAGCCCGAGCCGGTGGATGAGTCCGCCATGTCGCCGCAGGAGCGCGAGCGGGCGCATGCCCGAAAGGTGCTCGCGGAGGTGGAGCAGGGCGGGTTCGAGTACCTGCTCGTGCCTCGCGCAAAAGGCATCTTCATGATGGGCTGGTTCGATGACGGCGTGCTGCTCGATGTCGAGGAGTTCTACCACGAGTTCGAGTTCGTGGATGGCAGGGCAGTCAGCATCACGATCCGTGGTCCTGAGGATAACGTAATGGGGAAGGGGACACGCCAGAATGATTGA